The window GGGTCGGCCTGCAGGCGCATGCCCCGCTCGAGGCGGTTGTAGAAGACTCCCGCGATGACCGGCATCTCCCGATCGACCACCGCCTCCTTCTCTACGATGGAGGCGAGGGTGACGATCTCGTGCAGGCTCCTCCCCTGCTGCTGCGCCCGGAGCTCGTCCTCAATGGGGAAAGCCTGAAAGAGCCGCTGGACCATGGCGTGAAGGATCGCTTCCTCTTTCTGACCCTTGACAAAGTGGTAGGTACCGGGGAAGAGAAATCCCTCGAGCGTCTCTGCCTCTGGTACGAGCGAGCTGGCCACCGACGGCCCTGGCCAACTTGAGGAACCGTTTCCCGTCCGCGAGCCCTTCCACCGCGAGCAGTCTGGCAATCTGACGGAGGGTGGATCCCTCAGGAATGGTTACCTTGCGAGCCCGGACCATTCCCTCCTTTAAGGCCTGTCGAAGGTCCAGGGTGCCCCCACCCACCGCCATGAGTGTTGTCTCGCCTTGGCCAGGCTCTATCCCGGCCCAGCGGCGAACCCCTTTATCCAAGGCCTGCAGACGCCCGAGCTCGTGTTTGAACCCTTGTAACTTAGCCCCCAGTCGGCCCTCCTGTGTCTGGACGGTCTGCTGCAGGCGCTGGAGTTCCCGGTGCTTCAGCTGTAAGGTGACGTTCTGATATACGAGAAAGGCGATAGCCACGGCGGCAAGGATCCCGAGAAGGAGGGCGGCCTGAAGACTTTGCGGGGAAAAGTGAAATTGCCGAATGCGAGAGGCCGGGCCGGAGTCTACCATGATCGTATAGTATCTGCGAGGCATTGGCTCCTCCAAGAGTCGGCAGTTATGAACCGTGTTCTGGGTCCCTCATGCGGTGTACATCATGAGATCCGAATGAGGTCCAACGCTACCATCGCAACATCTGTACCAACCTCTGTTGTCGGAAGTTACGAAAATTTAAGGCATTCTAAGAGGGGTTTTCCTCTATCTCGGTGACGGTTTCGAAGCGGCTGCCGAAAAACGGACACCTCCCCCAGAACCGTTCCAGGCCCCTCGCAGGATCTTGCGGCAACTAAGCGGGAGTTATTCTCTCCTTGCCATGGGGGCTTGAAAGGGCTATATTTTGTGTGGCCGGAGTGGGCCGGGTGGTCGCTCCGATC of the Candidatus Methylomirabilota bacterium genome contains:
- the mltG gene encoding endolytic transglycosylase MltG, whose translation is MASSLVPEAETLEGFLFPGTYHFVKGQKEEAILHAMVQRLFQAFPIEDELRAQQQGRSLHEIVTLASIVEKEAVVDREMPVIAGVFYNRLERGMRLQADPTVLYGRRGRGRIRTRDLRAKHPYNTYIHHGLPPGPIASPGKAALKAALDPAQVNYLYFVSKNNGTHYFSRNLKEHNRAVRKFQLSRRFRRRRRAS